TAGTAGCTCTTCTTCGTCCTCTGAAGATTGTGAAGACATAATTAACGATCATAACTATGTACCAAAGAGTGATGAAGAATTAGAAGAGTGTGATAAAGAAAACCACGACGACGGTAATAATGAGCCTAATCAAACCTTATCAGCAAACCAAGACATTCCTATTCTTGTTACACCCCCAAAGAAAGGCAAGAAACGTCAACGGAATACTAAAAACTGGAAGagaaatcttacaaaaaaaaatgagaagttgTGGTGAAGCCTACCAAACTCattcgaaaaacaaaaagatgAGACAAAAAAGACAAGTAAGGTATCCGTGCAAAGATTGTAAACTCAAGTGTCCATCTAAATTTACCGAAGAGGAGGGAATACAGATTTTTTTAAGCTATTGGTCACTCGGTGAATTTCAAAAACAGAgagagtatattaaaaaactgttGGTACCAGTTGTACCCCAATATCAGTATATTCGTGTCGGAGGTACAAGAAAACCCAGAGACAAAAACAACGCATACTATTTTGTAAAAGAAGGTAAGTAGATT
This genomic window from Diabrotica virgifera virgifera chromosome 1, PGI_DIABVI_V3a contains:
- the LOC126889378 gene encoding putative uncharacterized protein DDB_G0277255 is translated as MDNEFFFVKNQESSSTLGDKNIAVPGVSKSTSSSSSSSSCCSRCSSRSSSSSSSSSSSEDCEDIINDHNYVPKSDEELEECDKENHDDGNNEPNQTLSANQDIPILVTPPKKGKKRQRNTKNWKRNLTKKNEKLW